In a genomic window of Pseudomonas mohnii:
- a CDS encoding RidA family protein — MTITRLHSNPRLSGAVTFGDLVFLSGQVPGEASDVGGQTREVLARIDALLAEAGSHKDQMLSATIYLKNITDDFAAMNEVWSTWLSPGQAPSRTTVQAELARPQVLVEITVVAARLK, encoded by the coding sequence ATGACCATTACCCGACTCCACAGCAACCCGAGGTTGTCTGGCGCCGTGACGTTTGGCGATCTGGTATTTCTCTCTGGCCAAGTGCCGGGTGAAGCCTCGGACGTGGGCGGTCAGACCCGCGAAGTGCTGGCCAGGATTGATGCGTTGCTGGCCGAAGCCGGCAGCCACAAGGATCAAATGCTCAGCGCGACCATTTACCTGAAAAATATCACCGACGATTTTGCCGCCATGAATGAGGTCTGGTCGACCTGGCTATCGCCAGGGCAGGCCCCGAGCCGCACGACCGTGCAGGCCGAGCTGGCGAGACCGCAGGTGCTGGTGGAAATCACTGTCGTCGCCGCTCGTTTGAAATGA
- a CDS encoding transporter substrate-binding domain-containing protein has protein sequence MQKITLLGCTLGLLLASQVQANEAPLTGTLSKIANAKSITLGYRDASVPFSYVGDQTGKPMGYSVDLAGKIVERIQQQLALPDLKVKYNLVTSQTRIPLVQNGTVDLECGSTGVTAERQKQVAFSYGFIYVKGQLLTARDSGIKSFADLRGKNVVTTAGTTNERFLKSYNVDHKIDMFVISAKDHGEAFQMLQSGRAAAFYMDDALLYGERAKAHDPHKWVVVGEEQSREIYSCMVRKDDPQFLALVNGALGDLYSSGEINGIYQRWFEQPIPPKGLNLEFPMTSELKAIIAKPVSDPVQ, from the coding sequence ATGCAAAAAATCACGTTGCTCGGCTGCACCCTCGGACTGTTGCTCGCGAGTCAGGTCCAGGCCAACGAGGCCCCACTGACCGGCACCCTGAGCAAGATCGCCAACGCCAAGAGCATTACCCTGGGCTATCGCGATGCGTCAGTGCCGTTTTCTTACGTGGGTGATCAAACCGGCAAACCGATGGGTTATTCGGTGGATCTGGCGGGCAAGATTGTCGAGCGTATCCAGCAACAATTGGCGTTGCCGGACCTGAAGGTGAAGTACAACCTGGTGACCTCGCAAACACGCATTCCTCTGGTGCAGAACGGTACCGTGGACCTGGAGTGTGGCTCCACGGGCGTGACCGCCGAGCGGCAGAAGCAAGTGGCGTTTTCCTATGGCTTCATCTATGTAAAAGGCCAATTGCTGACCGCCAGGGACAGCGGTATCAAAAGCTTCGCCGACTTGCGTGGCAAGAACGTGGTGACGACTGCCGGTACGACCAACGAGCGCTTCCTGAAGAGCTACAACGTCGACCACAAGATCGACATGTTCGTGATCAGTGCCAAGGACCACGGCGAAGCCTTTCAGATGCTGCAATCGGGTCGTGCCGCCGCTTTCTACATGGACGATGCGCTTCTCTACGGCGAGCGCGCCAAGGCCCATGACCCACACAAGTGGGTGGTGGTGGGAGAGGAACAATCGCGGGAAATCTACAGCTGCATGGTGCGCAAGGACGACCCGCAGTTCCTGGCCCTGGTCAACGGCGCACTGGGGGATCTGTACAGTTCGGGGGAAATCAACGGCATCTACCAGCGCTGGTTCGAACAGCCGATTCCGCCGAAGGGTTTGAACCTTGAGTTTCCGATGACCAGCGAACTCAAGGCGATCATTGCCAAGCCGGTGAGCGATCCTGTGCAATAG
- a CDS encoding D-amino acid dehydrogenase, with amino-acid sequence MAQRVCIIGGGVIGLATAYALVRDGFEVTVIEARDALGSETSFANGGQLSYRYVAPLADAGVPLQAIGWMLRGDSPLKLRPRFDAAQWRWMASFLGACRRSVNRENAAHLLRLALFSQGTLKAWREDDGLAGFQWRRNGKLVTFRERASFEHACQRLADHQQQQVLSAAECAQLEPALADAPFVGAIYTPDEEVGDCHAFCRLLATRLLASGRCELRLGQAVTGIRHANGSVSAIDLGEQVLPVDQLVIAAGHRSPLLALPGLQLPLYPLKGYSLTVPIGPEHQAPDVSITDYDRKIVYARIGEQLRVAAMVDIVGFDPAIDPKRLALIKRQARDTFPNAGAYDAATEWAGMRPATPSGVPLLGATAYRNLWLNIGHGALGFTLACGSGRLLSELIGQRRPSIDMHGFNHRAA; translated from the coding sequence ATGGCTCAGCGTGTGTGCATCATCGGCGGCGGTGTGATTGGTCTGGCAACGGCCTATGCGCTGGTGCGCGACGGCTTTGAGGTGACCGTCATCGAGGCGCGGGACGCGTTGGGCAGCGAAACCAGTTTCGCCAATGGTGGGCAACTCTCCTATCGCTACGTCGCACCTTTGGCTGACGCCGGTGTGCCGTTGCAGGCCATCGGGTGGATGCTGCGCGGCGATTCACCCTTGAAGCTGCGCCCGCGGTTCGATGCTGCGCAGTGGCGCTGGATGGCGTCTTTTCTCGGCGCTTGCCGCCGCTCGGTCAACCGTGAGAACGCCGCACACTTGCTGCGGCTGGCGCTGTTCAGTCAAGGCACATTGAAGGCATGGCGCGAAGACGATGGGCTTGCAGGCTTCCAATGGCGGCGCAACGGCAAACTGGTGACCTTCCGGGAGCGCGCCAGCTTCGAGCATGCATGCCAGCGGCTGGCCGACCATCAGCAGCAACAGGTGCTGTCGGCGGCCGAGTGCGCTCAACTTGAGCCGGCCCTGGCCGATGCACCCTTTGTCGGTGCGATTTATACGCCGGACGAAGAAGTGGGCGATTGCCATGCTTTCTGCCGGCTATTGGCTACACGGTTGCTAGCGTCCGGGCGTTGCGAATTACGCCTGGGGCAAGCGGTGACCGGTATTCGCCACGCCAACGGCAGCGTCAGCGCCATCGATCTGGGCGAGCAAGTGTTGCCGGTCGATCAATTGGTGATCGCCGCCGGCCACCGCAGTCCGCTGTTGGCATTGCCCGGTCTGCAATTGCCGTTGTATCCGCTCAAGGGCTACAGCCTGACGGTGCCCATCGGCCCCGAACACCAGGCCCCGGATGTGAGCATCACCGACTATGACCGCAAGATCGTATACGCTCGGATCGGCGAGCAGTTGCGGGTGGCCGCGATGGTCGACATCGTTGGCTTTGATCCTGCTATAGACCCCAAGCGACTGGCGCTGATCAAGCGTCAGGCCCGTGACACCTTCCCCAATGCCGGGGCCTATGACGCGGCCACCGAATGGGCCGGGATGCGCCCGGCCACGCCGAGCGGCGTGCCGCTGCTGGGCGCCACGGCCTACCGCAACCTGTGGCTCAACATCGGTCATGGCGCGTTGGGTTTCACCCTGGCCTGTGGCAGTGGGCGGTTGCTCAGCGAACTGATCGGCCAGCGCCGGCCCTCCATCGATATGCACGGTTTCAACCACCGGGCCGCCTGA
- a CDS encoding 16S rRNA (uracil(1498)-N(3))-methyltransferase → MRLSRFFIDAPLSTGEHELPEAQAHYISRVLRMAEGDLLQLFDGSGQEFRATLVEVGKKRVVVQIDEQFAGQVESPLQIHLGQGLSRGERMDWAIQKATELGVSEITPIFSERCEVRLKDERADKRLLHWRQVAVSACEQCGRSRVPVIHPPVLLADWLKQTQAELKLVLHPVAEPLVSHAKPATLAFLIGPEGGLSDAEVDQAKGAGFHAARLGPRVLRTETAPVVALAVAQQLWGDF, encoded by the coding sequence ATGAGACTGTCCCGTTTCTTTATCGACGCCCCCCTGAGTACCGGCGAACACGAATTGCCCGAAGCCCAGGCCCATTACATCAGCCGCGTGTTGCGCATGGCCGAGGGCGATCTGCTGCAACTGTTCGATGGCTCGGGCCAGGAGTTCCGTGCCACTCTGGTTGAGGTCGGCAAGAAGCGTGTCGTGGTGCAGATCGACGAGCAGTTCGCCGGCCAGGTCGAATCGCCACTGCAGATCCATCTCGGTCAGGGCCTGTCCCGTGGCGAGCGCATGGACTGGGCGATCCAGAAAGCCACTGAATTGGGTGTCAGCGAAATCACCCCGATCTTCAGCGAGCGCTGCGAAGTCCGGCTCAAGGACGAGCGCGCCGACAAACGCCTGCTGCACTGGCGCCAGGTCGCGGTCAGCGCCTGCGAGCAATGCGGGCGCTCACGGGTGCCGGTGATTCATCCGCCGGTGCTGCTGGCCGATTGGTTGAAGCAGACTCAGGCTGAATTGAAGCTGGTGCTGCACCCGGTGGCCGAACCACTGGTCAGTCATGCCAAGCCTGCGACGCTGGCCTTTCTGATCGGCCCAGAAGGCGGGTTATCGGATGCGGAAGTGGATCAGGCCAAGGGCGCAGGTTTTCATGCGGCCCGGCTGGGGCCACGAGTGTTACGCACAGAGACCGCGCCGGTGGTTGCCTTGGCGGTGGCCCAGCAGCTTTGGGGCGATTTCTAG